One region of Terriglobales bacterium genomic DNA includes:
- a CDS encoding response regulator transcription factor: MKSVMPPRPRLLLADDHTLVLAAFQNMLEPEYEVVGAVADGRALVDFALRLKPALIVADFYMPLLNGLDAARLILQELPTAKLVVLTMDQDPDLAACAFRLGVSGYLLKNSAGAELKRCLAEVCAGRRYLTPAIAHGCIADLLLLSEDAAGSQALSEREREVVQLLAEGRPMKQVADILAISPRTVQFHKYRVMERFHLRSSAEVVQFAIHNKLIAA; encoded by the coding sequence ATGAAGAGTGTCATGCCGCCGCGGCCGCGTCTTCTCCTGGCCGACGACCATACGTTGGTCCTGGCCGCCTTCCAGAACATGCTGGAGCCGGAGTACGAGGTCGTGGGTGCGGTCGCCGACGGCCGCGCTCTGGTCGACTTCGCCCTGCGCCTGAAGCCCGCCCTTATCGTCGCCGACTTCTACATGCCCCTGCTGAATGGGCTGGACGCCGCCCGCCTCATCCTGCAGGAGCTCCCCACGGCGAAACTGGTCGTGCTGACCATGGACCAGGACCCGGACCTGGCCGCCTGCGCCTTCCGCCTGGGCGTTTCCGGCTACCTGCTGAAGAACTCGGCGGGCGCCGAGCTGAAGCGCTGCCTGGCGGAGGTCTGCGCCGGCCGCCGCTACCTCACGCCGGCGATCGCCCACGGCTGCATCGCCGACCTCCTTCTCCTGTCCGAGGATGCGGCTGGCTCGCAAGCCCTCTCCGAGCGCGAGCGCGAGGTCGTCCAGCTCCTGGCCGAGGGCCGCCCCATGAAGCAGGTGGCCGACATCCTGGCCATCTCTCCGCGCACGGTGCAGTTCCACAAGTACCGCGTAATGGAGCGTTTCCACCTGAGATCCAGCGCTGAGGTGGTGCAGTTCGCCATCCACAACAAGCTCATCGCGGCTTGA